A section of the Petrimonas sulfuriphila genome encodes:
- the rsmA gene encoding 16S rRNA (adenine(1518)-N(6)/adenine(1519)-N(6))-dimethyltransferase RsmA, producing MISVKPKKNLGQHFLKDSAIASRIADTLDAFAPLPILEVGPGTGMLTQFLLSKGRNLTVVEIDRESIAYLKEYFPSLNGNILQQNFLTLDVAEYYDGPFCVIGNYPYNISTQIFFKVLENKDLIPCCAGMIQKEVAERMIASPGSKAYGILSVLLQAWYDIEYLFTVSEQAFIPPPKVKSAVVRLTRNKRKQLNCNEKLFKSVVKTSFNQRRKMLRNSIRSLLPEESPLPDDPMLTKRPEQLSIEQFEQLTNLLEPLAGKNFLEENKN from the coding sequence ATGATATCGGTAAAACCTAAAAAAAACCTCGGGCAACATTTCCTGAAAGATTCAGCAATTGCCAGTCGGATTGCCGACACGCTCGACGCTTTTGCTCCGCTTCCCATTCTCGAGGTAGGGCCGGGTACCGGTATGCTCACGCAATTTCTGCTGTCAAAAGGCAGAAACCTTACGGTTGTGGAAATCGACCGGGAGTCCATTGCTTACCTGAAGGAGTATTTTCCTTCGTTGAACGGAAATATTTTGCAGCAAAATTTCCTGACCCTGGATGTTGCGGAATATTACGACGGACCATTCTGTGTTATTGGTAACTATCCTTACAATATATCCACGCAAATTTTCTTTAAAGTGCTCGAAAACAAGGATCTGATTCCCTGTTGTGCGGGTATGATACAGAAGGAGGTGGCTGAACGCATGATTGCTTCACCCGGTAGTAAAGCTTACGGCATACTCAGTGTTTTGCTGCAGGCCTGGTACGATATCGAGTACCTCTTCACGGTGAGCGAACAGGCGTTTATTCCTCCGCCCAAGGTCAAATCGGCAGTTGTGCGGCTTACACGTAATAAACGAAAGCAGCTCAACTGCAATGAAAAACTGTTCAAGTCGGTAGTGAAAACAAGTTTCAACCAGCGAAGGAAAATGCTGAGAAACTCCATCAGATCGCTGCTGCCCGAAGAAAGTCCTTTGCCCGACGACCCGATGCTCACAAAGCGTCCCGAGCAGCTGTCGATCGAACAATTCGAACAGCTGACGAACCTGCTCGAACCCTTAGCCGGCAAAAATTTCTTGGAAGAAAACAAGAACTGA
- the corA gene encoding magnesium/cobalt transporter CorA, whose translation MAEIKLFYHKDGVVRLSRSLDFLKSNPIQSFLWIDLNDVDEEVENELEDFLKIYIQEEEEMIEIEMSSRYIETQDTLVVNSNFLLSNFESDPVSFILKNNILVTVRSEELISFHETVKKISANPKGYNTGADVLVALLETRVEFDADMIENMTHKITQLSNSLSLQEADKELLGEIKNLQEKTMMLRENIIDKQRTVSSMLRSDFIPKELQPKLSMMIRDINSLVEHIKFSFDRLDYLQDTFLGYVNIEQNKIIKIFTIVSVIFMPPTLIASIYGMNFTAMPELNMKWGYPVSIGLMVLSSLAILLYFKKRKWL comes from the coding sequence ATGGCGGAAATCAAACTCTTTTACCACAAAGACGGCGTGGTTAGACTCAGCCGCAGCCTTGATTTTCTCAAATCAAACCCTATCCAGAGCTTTCTATGGATAGACCTTAATGACGTTGACGAAGAAGTGGAAAACGAACTCGAAGACTTTCTGAAGATTTACATTCAGGAAGAAGAGGAAATGATCGAGATCGAGATGTCGTCGCGTTACATCGAGACGCAGGATACACTGGTGGTTAACTCGAACTTCCTTTTGTCGAACTTCGAAAGCGACCCGGTGTCGTTTATACTCAAAAACAATATATTGGTTACGGTTCGCAGCGAGGAACTTATTTCGTTTCATGAAACGGTGAAGAAAATATCGGCAAACCCCAAAGGATACAATACCGGTGCGGATGTTCTGGTGGCATTGCTCGAAACCCGGGTGGAGTTTGATGCCGATATGATTGAAAACATGACGCACAAGATCACCCAGCTCAGTAACAGCTTGAGTCTGCAGGAAGCCGACAAGGAGTTGCTGGGCGAGATCAAGAACTTACAGGAAAAGACCATGATGCTCCGCGAGAACATTATCGATAAGCAACGCACGGTTTCGAGCATGTTACGCAGTGATTTTATTCCCAAGGAACTACAGCCGAAACTATCCATGATGATCCGCGACATCAACTCGCTGGTAGAGCATATCAAGTTCAGTTTTGACCGGTTGGATTACTTGCAGGATACGTTTTTAGGTTATGTTAATATCGAACAGAACAAAATCATCAAGATTTTTACCATTGTGTCGGTGATTTTTATGCCGCCCACGCTTATCGCCAGTATTTACGGGATGAATTTTACAGCCATGCCAGAGTTGAATATGAAATGGGGATATCCAGTATCCATAGGGTTGATGGTGCTCTCATCGCTGGCCATCCTGTTGTATTTCAAGAAAAGGAAGTGGTTGTAA
- a CDS encoding alpha-amylase: protein MKKTIFLLWIVSLLFSCGNKKQEAATSVHPEWVYDATIYEVNTRQFTPEGTFNTFAAHLPRLKELGVDLLWFMPVQPIGEKDRKGTLGSYYSIRNYTEVNPEFGTMDDFITVVKEAHDMGMKVILDWVPNHTSRDHTWITEHSDWYKRDSLGSPIIMYDWTDIAPLDYGKNEMRKAMIDAMAFWVREADIDGFRCDVAYEVPIDFWETAKDSLITLKPDIFMLAEAEKPELNESIFDAYYAWDLHHKMNMVAQGKENVDSLRLSLKRMNERFSSHAIPMYFTSNHDENSWNGTEFERMGEAAGTFAVLTYMLPGMSLIYSGQEAGLNRRLQFFEKDSINWTDRSGFTGLYTSLNALKKTNKALLSPERGGKMTEIVNDSPASVFSFKRAHEGNEIVCVFNLSKYSVKTVFNEEVPGIGFTAFPSAKTVTPVKKIELAPWEYRIYIK, encoded by the coding sequence ATGAAAAAAACAATTTTCCTTTTATGGATTGTGTCGCTTCTGTTTTCGTGCGGAAACAAAAAGCAGGAAGCGGCAACAAGTGTACACCCCGAATGGGTTTACGATGCCACTATCTACGAGGTAAACACGCGACAATTCACGCCAGAGGGTACGTTCAATACCTTTGCCGCTCATTTACCCCGGCTGAAAGAACTGGGCGTGGACCTGTTGTGGTTCATGCCTGTTCAACCTATCGGAGAAAAAGACAGGAAAGGAACATTGGGGAGTTATTACTCCATCAGGAACTATACGGAGGTGAACCCTGAATTCGGCACCATGGACGATTTTATAACCGTGGTAAAAGAAGCACACGACATGGGTATGAAAGTAATTCTGGACTGGGTACCCAACCATACCTCACGCGATCACACGTGGATAACGGAGCACTCCGACTGGTACAAGAGGGACAGTTTGGGAAGTCCGATTATCATGTACGACTGGACAGATATCGCGCCACTGGATTACGGCAAGAACGAAATGCGCAAGGCGATGATTGACGCCATGGCGTTTTGGGTGCGTGAGGCCGATATCGACGGTTTCCGCTGTGATGTAGCCTATGAAGTCCCGATTGATTTTTGGGAAACGGCAAAGGATTCACTCATAACGCTGAAACCGGATATTTTCATGCTTGCCGAAGCTGAAAAACCGGAACTCAACGAATCAATTTTTGATGCCTATTATGCGTGGGATCTCCACCACAAAATGAATATGGTGGCTCAGGGAAAAGAAAACGTGGATTCTCTACGGCTATCGCTCAAGCGAATGAACGAACGTTTTTCCTCCCATGCCATACCGATGTATTTCACCTCGAACCACGATGAAAACTCGTGGAACGGAACGGAGTTTGAACGAATGGGCGAGGCCGCCGGAACCTTTGCCGTACTCACCTATATGCTCCCCGGCATGTCTCTGATTTACAGCGGACAAGAGGCCGGATTAAACCGCAGGCTGCAGTTTTTTGAAAAAGACAGTATCAATTGGACCGACAGGAGCGGATTTACCGGTTTATACACATCGCTTAACGCATTAAAAAAAACCAATAAAGCGTTGCTTTCACCGGAGAGAGGGGGAAAGATGACTGAAATCGTGAACGACAGTCCGGCAAGCGTTTTCTCTTTCAAACGCGCCCATGAAGGAAACGAGATCGTTTGTGTTTTTAATCTCAGCAAATACAGTGTGAAAACTGTTTTCAACGAAGAAGTGCCGGGTATAGGCTTTACCGCTTTTCCTTCTGCCAAAACAGTAACGCCTGTAAAAAAAATAGAACTGGCCCCCTGGGAATACCGGATATATATCAAATAG
- a CDS encoding MFS transporter — MKKRHLSFWEIWNMSFGFLGIQFGFALQNANVSRIFETLGARVEDIPILWIAAPLTGLIVQPIIGHLSDKTWNRFGRRRPYFTIGAIFTTLALFVMPNSPALWIAAGMLWIMDASINISMEPFRAFVGDNLPSEQRTMGFAMQSFFIGLGAVIASALPYILTNWFGVPNTAGEGIIPQSVKLSFYIGGVVLLASVLYTVFTSKEYSPEELAAFEQEKEKISGIKAGLKSPVTPDQFLKNGSVWTVAGIAATAIIVLLRLEAQLYIVSGLLLTFGIILLVSGALTKKGSTQNGMVGIMNDLLHMPKTMGQLAVVQFFSWLSFYAMWIYTTPAVTQHVFGTNETASELYNQGADWVGVLFAVYNAVSALSAFLLPVLARQIGRKATHSIALAVGGVSFISFFFIQDPQILLLPMIGIGFTWGSILSMPYAILTGALPADKMGTYMGIFNFFIVIPQILAASILGFVTKDIFGGQVIFTMVLAGCSLILGALSVFFVQDRDDAYKFKKNAQEQK, encoded by the coding sequence ATGAAGAAAAGACACCTCTCTTTTTGGGAAATCTGGAACATGAGCTTCGGATTTTTGGGAATTCAATTCGGCTTTGCGCTTCAAAACGCGAATGTCAGCCGTATCTTCGAGACACTGGGCGCTCGGGTGGAAGATATCCCCATACTCTGGATTGCCGCCCCGCTTACCGGACTCATCGTTCAACCCATCATCGGACACCTCAGCGATAAAACCTGGAACCGGTTCGGCAGGCGTCGTCCCTATTTTACCATCGGAGCCATTTTTACTACGCTGGCGTTGTTCGTCATGCCCAACTCCCCTGCACTGTGGATTGCGGCCGGAATGTTATGGATCATGGATGCTTCCATCAATATTTCCATGGAACCGTTCCGCGCTTTTGTGGGAGACAATCTTCCTTCGGAGCAGCGGACCATGGGATTTGCCATGCAGAGCTTTTTTATCGGTTTAGGCGCCGTCATTGCTTCGGCATTACCTTATATCTTAACCAACTGGTTCGGTGTGCCCAATACGGCCGGTGAGGGCATAATACCCCAGTCGGTTAAACTCTCGTTCTATATCGGAGGGGTTGTTTTGCTGGCCTCGGTCTTATACACGGTCTTTACCTCCAAAGAATACTCTCCCGAAGAATTGGCTGCGTTTGAGCAGGAAAAGGAGAAAATATCCGGTATTAAAGCCGGGCTGAAATCGCCGGTCACCCCGGATCAATTTCTTAAAAACGGTTCCGTCTGGACAGTGGCAGGGATCGCTGCAACTGCAATAATCGTTTTGTTGAGGCTTGAAGCTCAACTCTACATTGTTTCGGGATTGTTATTGACCTTTGGAATTATTTTACTGGTATCGGGTGCGTTGACTAAAAAAGGAAGTACCCAAAACGGCATGGTGGGCATCATGAACGACTTGCTTCATATGCCGAAAACCATGGGACAACTCGCCGTGGTCCAGTTTTTTTCGTGGTTGTCGTTTTACGCCATGTGGATTTATACTACGCCGGCCGTAACCCAGCATGTCTTTGGGACGAACGAGACAGCTTCCGAACTTTACAACCAGGGTGCCGACTGGGTGGGGGTTCTTTTTGCCGTTTACAATGCCGTGTCGGCCCTGTCGGCATTCCTGCTTCCGGTGCTTGCCCGTCAGATCGGGCGCAAGGCAACCCATTCCATTGCACTGGCTGTGGGCGGGGTCTCATTTATCTCGTTCTTCTTTATCCAGGATCCCCAAATTCTTCTTCTGCCCATGATCGGCATAGGGTTCACCTGGGGAAGCATTCTCTCCATGCCGTATGCCATTCTCACGGGCGCCCTTCCGGCAGATAAAATGGGAACGTATATGGGGATTTTCAATTTTTTTATCGTTATTCCACAGATCCTGGCTGCCAGTATCCTGGGATTTGTCACGAAAGATATTTTTGGAGGACAAGTTATCTTCACGATGGTGCTTGCCGGATGTTCGCTTATTCTCGGAGCTTTATCGGTTTTCTTCGTTCAAGATCGGGACGATGCGTATAAATTTAAAAAAAATGCACAAGAACAAAAATAA
- a CDS encoding LacI family DNA-binding transcriptional regulator, whose product MDKRQITLKDIAKELKLSPSTVSRALRNHPAISKETKELVRDYAVKHKYKPNTLALQLRTNRNNTIGVIVPEIVHYFFSTVIAGIQDEAEKENYNLIICQSNENYGREVKSVETLLDARVRGILASQSKSTEEFSHFQDIIDNGTHLVFFDRICTGINTDKVVIDDYAGAYNAVDYLIRSGCTRIAFLGSNPHLPIANNRRMGYEDALRNHNISVDKALIQVCDTIELAREIVPVMLKIAPAPDAFFCINDEVASYCLQICKSAGYKIPQDISVCGFTNSYITEMTDPTLTSVDQHGFEMGKAAARLLINRIKGIEKKTGIVSKVIKTKLVVRNSTRN is encoded by the coding sequence ATGGACAAGCGACAAATTACCCTGAAAGACATTGCCAAGGAGTTAAAATTATCACCCTCAACCGTATCCCGGGCGCTAAGGAATCATCCTGCCATCAGCAAGGAAACCAAAGAGCTTGTACGGGACTATGCCGTGAAACACAAATACAAGCCTAACACGCTTGCGCTTCAACTTCGTACGAATCGGAACAATACCATTGGCGTTATTGTTCCTGAAATTGTGCACTATTTTTTTTCTACGGTAATAGCCGGTATTCAGGATGAAGCGGAAAAAGAGAATTATAACCTGATCATATGCCAGTCCAACGAAAATTACGGCCGGGAAGTAAAGAGCGTGGAAACCCTTCTTGATGCGAGGGTACGGGGCATTCTGGCTTCTCAATCCAAATCGACCGAAGAGTTTTCTCACTTCCAGGACATTATAGACAACGGGACACATCTCGTATTTTTCGACCGTATCTGCACCGGGATCAATACCGACAAGGTGGTTATAGACGATTACGCCGGTGCTTACAATGCCGTTGATTATCTGATCAGGAGTGGATGTACACGCATTGCATTTCTTGGATCCAACCCGCACTTGCCCATTGCCAACAACAGAAGGATGGGTTACGAAGATGCGTTGCGGAATCACAATATCTCCGTGGATAAAGCCCTTATACAGGTATGCGATACCATTGAACTTGCACGCGAAATAGTGCCTGTCATGTTGAAGATTGCTCCTGCTCCCGATGCTTTTTTCTGTATCAACGACGAAGTGGCCTCTTATTGTCTTCAGATTTGCAAATCAGCAGGATACAAGATTCCTCAGGACATATCGGTTTGCGGATTTACCAATTCATACATTACTGAAATGACCGATCCAACGCTTACGAGCGTAGATCAACACGGTTTCGAGATGGGAAAAGCTGCAGCACGCCTGCTTATCAACCGCATAAAAGGTATCGAAAAGAAGACGGGTATCGTGAGCAAAGTCATTAAAACCAAGTTGGTGGTCAGGAACTCCACAAGAAATTGA
- the alaS gene encoding alanine--tRNA ligase, whose product MTSKEIRQSFKDFFASKDHQVVPSAPMVIKDDPTLMFTNAGMNQFKDIILGNAPVKYPRVADSQKCLRVSGKHNDLEEVGHDTYHHTMFEMLGNWSFGDYFKKEAIAWAWEYLVEVLKLDPDRLYATVFEGSPEEKLERDNEAAGYWQHYLPNERIIDGNKKDNFWEMGDTGPCGPCSEIHIDIRSEEERAKVDGLLLVNQSHPQVIEIWNLVFMQYNRKADGSLEPLPAKVIDTGMGFERLTMAVQGKTSNYDTDVFQPIIAKIGEITGVAYGNDTRKDIAKRVIADHIRTIAFSITDGQLPSNAKAGYVIRRILRRAVRYGYTFLNMHDAFMHKLVPTLIDVMGDAYPELEVQKTLIEKVIKEEENAFLRTLETGIRLLDKEIAEHKGSDRNELEGGIAFQLYDTFGFPLDLTELILREHGMSVDHKGFNVEMQKQKERARNAAAVETGDWVKVRDGGTEFVGYDETECETQVIRYRKVKQKNKEYYQVVLTKSPFYAEMGGQVGDSGWLIDENGEGTDIFDTKRENNLPVHLANKLPHHIEGSFRAKINTARRTATECNHTGTHLMHEALREVLGTHVEQKGSYVSPEILRFDFSHFQKMTPEEIRAVEQNVTEKIRSNFSIEEHRHVPIDEARAQGAMALFGEKYGDDVRTVRFGSSIELCGGTHISSTGRIGTFRIVSESAIAAGVRRIEAVTAKGCEDYLYTMEDMLRNIKEALSGNAPEIMVGLRKLMSENEEMRQKIEAFTKERTVQLKNLIIQKKEIVNGVTVFKLEGMVVTPEIVKDIAFQLRGEFPEYMAFMAATGGNNKPSLTVMLSDDLVSGGLNAGTIVREAAKHIQGGGGGQPHFATAGGKNADGLKMAMETMLQYLP is encoded by the coding sequence ATGACTTCAAAAGAAATTCGCCAATCGTTTAAAGATTTTTTTGCGTCCAAGGATCACCAGGTTGTGCCTTCGGCTCCGATGGTGATCAAGGACGATCCTACGCTGATGTTTACCAATGCCGGCATGAATCAGTTTAAAGATATCATTCTGGGAAATGCCCCTGTTAAATACCCGCGGGTGGCAGATTCTCAAAAATGTTTGAGAGTGAGCGGCAAGCACAACGATCTGGAAGAGGTGGGACACGATACTTATCACCATACCATGTTTGAAATGTTGGGAAACTGGTCGTTCGGCGACTATTTCAAGAAAGAGGCCATCGCCTGGGCCTGGGAATATCTTGTAGAGGTACTGAAGCTTGACCCGGACCGCCTTTATGCAACCGTTTTTGAAGGAAGCCCCGAAGAGAAACTGGAACGCGACAACGAAGCAGCCGGTTACTGGCAGCACTACCTTCCCAACGAACGTATCATCGATGGAAACAAAAAGGACAACTTCTGGGAAATGGGCGATACAGGGCCGTGCGGTCCTTGTTCCGAAATTCATATCGACATCCGATCCGAGGAGGAGCGTGCCAAGGTAGACGGGCTTCTGCTCGTCAACCAAAGCCACCCTCAAGTTATCGAGATCTGGAACCTGGTGTTCATGCAATACAACCGCAAGGCTGATGGTTCGTTGGAACCGCTTCCTGCCAAAGTGATTGACACCGGTATGGGGTTTGAGCGTCTTACAATGGCCGTACAAGGAAAAACATCGAATTACGACACCGATGTTTTCCAGCCAATCATCGCAAAAATCGGAGAAATTACAGGCGTGGCGTATGGCAATGACACCCGGAAAGACATAGCAAAGCGTGTAATTGCCGATCATATCCGCACCATTGCTTTTTCGATCACCGACGGGCAATTGCCCTCTAATGCCAAAGCCGGATACGTTATCCGACGCATTTTACGCCGTGCCGTCCGTTACGGATACACGTTTCTCAACATGCACGACGCGTTTATGCATAAGCTTGTGCCCACACTTATTGACGTTATGGGAGACGCCTATCCCGAATTGGAGGTCCAAAAGACCTTGATCGAAAAGGTGATCAAAGAAGAAGAGAACGCGTTCTTGAGAACGCTCGAAACCGGAATTCGCTTACTTGACAAGGAAATTGCTGAGCACAAGGGATCGGACAGAAATGAACTGGAGGGGGGGATTGCTTTTCAGTTATACGACACATTCGGCTTCCCGCTCGACCTGACTGAACTTATTCTTCGCGAACACGGTATGTCTGTCGACCACAAAGGTTTTAACGTCGAAATGCAAAAACAGAAAGAACGTGCCCGTAACGCAGCTGCCGTTGAAACGGGAGACTGGGTTAAAGTACGGGACGGCGGGACCGAATTTGTGGGTTACGACGAAACAGAATGCGAGACACAGGTGATCCGTTACCGGAAAGTGAAACAGAAAAACAAGGAATATTACCAGGTTGTGCTTACCAAGTCGCCGTTTTATGCCGAAATGGGGGGCCAGGTAGGCGACAGCGGCTGGCTTATCGACGAAAATGGAGAGGGGACCGACATCTTCGACACCAAGCGTGAGAACAATCTTCCCGTTCATTTGGCGAACAAGCTGCCGCATCATATCGAAGGCTCTTTTCGAGCAAAAATAAACACCGCCAGGCGTACGGCAACCGAATGCAATCACACCGGGACACACCTGATGCACGAGGCGCTGCGTGAGGTACTGGGAACGCATGTAGAGCAAAAAGGATCGTATGTCTCTCCTGAAATCCTGCGGTTCGACTTCTCGCACTTTCAGAAAATGACCCCGGAAGAAATTCGTGCCGTGGAACAGAACGTCACCGAAAAAATCCGCAGCAATTTCTCCATTGAGGAACACCGCCACGTACCCATCGATGAGGCGAGAGCACAAGGTGCCATGGCCCTTTTCGGCGAGAAATACGGCGACGATGTTCGCACGGTCCGTTTTGGGTCGTCCATTGAACTTTGCGGAGGAACACATATCTCTTCCACCGGGCGTATCGGCACATTCCGTATCGTAAGTGAAAGCGCCATCGCTGCCGGTGTCCGCCGCATAGAAGCCGTTACTGCCAAAGGCTGCGAAGATTATTTGTACACGATGGAAGACATGCTCCGAAACATAAAAGAAGCATTGTCGGGTAACGCGCCCGAAATCATGGTGGGCTTACGCAAACTGATGAGCGAAAACGAGGAGATGCGGCAAAAAATTGAAGCGTTTACAAAAGAGCGCACCGTACAGTTAAAGAACCTCATTATCCAGAAAAAAGAGATCGTTAACGGTGTCACGGTGTTTAAGCTTGAAGGTATGGTGGTTACCCCCGAAATTGTTAAGGATATTGCCTTTCAGCTGAGAGGAGAGTTTCCGGAATACATGGCCTTTATGGCGGCAACCGGTGGCAACAACAAACCAAGCCTGACAGTAATGCTGAGCGACGACTTAGTGTCAGGAGGGCTTAATGCAGGAACCATTGTACGTGAAGCAGCCAAACATATTCAGGGAGGAGGAGGAGGCCAACCACACTTTGCGACTGCCGGAGGTAAAAATGCCGATGGGTTAAAGATGGCGATGGAAACAATGTTGCAATATTTACCATAA
- a CDS encoding MerR family transcriptional regulator — MGKRRKPIQFNDKRLYYSIQEVADHFAVNVSLLRFWEKEFENINPKKTAGGTRQYTREDIQQVEIVYHLVKEKGLTLEGARQSLKSKKDDEVKRVEALEKLKEIKRELLSLEEAFDRLHEQQKYSKTEIE; from the coding sequence ATGGGCAAGCGAAGAAAACCAATCCAGTTCAACGATAAGCGGCTTTACTACTCCATTCAGGAGGTAGCCGATCATTTTGCTGTAAACGTCTCGCTTTTAAGGTTCTGGGAAAAAGAATTTGAGAACATCAACCCGAAAAAAACGGCCGGAGGAACGCGTCAGTATACCCGGGAAGACATTCAACAGGTGGAGATTGTATATCATTTGGTAAAGGAGAAAGGATTGACGCTGGAAGGCGCACGCCAGTCGTTGAAGTCGAAAAAGGACGATGAGGTAAAGCGTGTGGAAGCGTTGGAAAAACTCAAGGAAATAAAGAGGGAACTGCTCTCGCTGGAAGAAGCGTTTGACCGGCTTCACGAGCAGCAAAAATACAGCAAAACGGAAATAGAATGA
- a CDS encoding DUF1343 domain-containing protein — translation MRVKKVLFIATLLFSSFGLPAQTVKAGAELTGAYLPLIRGKRVAVMTNQTGRVGDEHLVDLLIRNKVDLVGIFSPEHGFRGMADAGEHVASSVDEKTGVPVWSLYGSGGGKPSTGKMKGFDVLLFDLQDVGLRFYTYYASMARLMEACAEHDKKMIVLDRPNPNGFYVDGPLLDMKHKSGVGWLPIPVVHGMTLGELALMINGEKWLPQGRICDVTVIPCENYTHQTKYELPIAPSPNLPNMRSVYLYPSTCLFEGTVMSLGRGTSFPFQAYGHPNFEGSGFSFTPRSVPGAKNPPLLDKKCYGVDLRNVSQEYIWENRFDLSYVIDAYKNLKMGDEFFTDFFEKLVGVDYIRQEIIAGKSAQEIKEKWFCDVLRFKQQRRPYLLYDE, via the coding sequence ATGAGGGTAAAGAAAGTACTTTTTATTGCGACATTACTCTTTTCCTCTTTTGGCCTACCAGCGCAAACCGTTAAAGCAGGGGCCGAATTGACCGGAGCATATCTCCCGCTCATCCGGGGGAAACGGGTGGCGGTGATGACCAACCAGACCGGAAGGGTAGGAGACGAACACCTGGTGGATCTGCTTATCCGAAATAAAGTTGACCTGGTCGGAATTTTCTCCCCCGAACACGGGTTTCGCGGGATGGCCGATGCGGGGGAGCACGTGGCAAGTTCGGTGGATGAGAAGACAGGGGTTCCCGTATGGTCGCTATACGGTAGTGGAGGAGGTAAGCCGTCTACCGGAAAAATGAAAGGGTTCGATGTACTTCTTTTCGACCTCCAGGATGTCGGATTACGGTTTTATACCTACTACGCCAGTATGGCCCGTTTAATGGAAGCCTGTGCTGAGCACGACAAGAAAATGATCGTGCTCGACCGCCCCAACCCAAATGGGTTTTATGTGGATGGGCCGCTTTTGGATATGAAACACAAGTCGGGTGTAGGGTGGTTGCCCATCCCCGTGGTTCACGGAATGACACTGGGCGAACTGGCCCTGATGATAAACGGCGAAAAATGGCTGCCGCAAGGCCGGATCTGCGATGTGACGGTTATCCCGTGTGAAAATTATACACATCAAACAAAATACGAATTACCCATAGCCCCTTCTCCCAACCTGCCGAACATGCGGTCTGTTTATCTTTATCCCTCGACCTGCCTTTTTGAAGGTACGGTTATGAGCTTGGGCCGCGGGACCTCTTTTCCATTTCAGGCCTACGGACATCCGAACTTCGAGGGCTCCGGTTTTTCCTTTACACCCCGCAGCGTTCCGGGAGCTAAAAACCCGCCGTTACTCGACAAAAAATGTTACGGTGTTGACCTCCGGAATGTTTCGCAGGAATACATTTGGGAAAACCGCTTCGATCTTTCCTACGTGATCGATGCCTATAAAAACCTGAAAATGGGCGATGAATTTTTTACTGACTTCTTTGAAAAATTAGTGGGAGTGGATTACATACGTCAAGAAATTATTGCCGGAAAATCTGCTCAGGAAATAAAAGAGAAATGGTTTTGTGACGTACTGAGGTTTAAGCAGCAACGGCGCCCTTATCTGTTATACGATGAATGA
- a CDS encoding inorganic pyrophosphatase has protein sequence MVDKLSDPIGRLMGLRYKSHPWHGISIGDHAPEEVTAFIEVVPTDTVKYEIDKISGYLRVDRPQKFSNVVPALYGFIPQTYCGKRVGDFCNKKTGRTDILGDGDPMDICVLTEKDLSHGDLLVNAIPIGGFRMIDGNQADDKIIAILKNDTVYGHYDNIDDVPKIVIQRLEHYFLTYKDMPGEDRNTEITHVYGHDEALEVIRYAVQDYNERFENIGLILS, from the coding sequence ATGGTTGATAAACTTTCAGACCCGATTGGCAGGTTGATGGGATTACGTTACAAATCTCATCCGTGGCACGGCATTTCTATCGGTGATCATGCTCCCGAAGAGGTGACGGCATTTATTGAGGTGGTTCCTACCGATACGGTAAAATACGAAATAGATAAAATAAGCGGATACCTACGGGTGGATCGTCCACAAAAATTTTCAAATGTAGTTCCCGCTCTGTACGGATTTATTCCGCAAACCTATTGTGGAAAACGAGTTGGCGACTTCTGCAATAAAAAAACCGGAAGGACAGACATCTTGGGTGATGGAGACCCTATGGATATTTGCGTGTTAACGGAAAAAGACCTCTCGCACGGTGACTTGTTGGTAAATGCTATCCCTATCGGAGGTTTTCGGATGATCGACGGTAATCAGGCAGACGATAAGATAATCGCCATCCTGAAGAACGATACCGTTTATGGACATTACGACAATATCGATGATGTTCCTAAAATTGTTATTCAACGCCTGGAACACTATTTCCTTACTTACAAGGATATGCCTGGCGAAGACCGCAACACCGAGATCACCCATGTTTATGGACACGATGAGGCCCTTGAAGTTATCCGCTACGCTGTTCAGGACTATAACGAGCGGTTCGAAAATATAGGACTGATTTTGTCTTGA